A part of Geothrix oryzae genomic DNA contains:
- a CDS encoding sigma-54-dependent transcriptional regulator yields MAKPKILIIEDDPAVRHGMTAFLRANEMDVDESDTCQKATELFRGGGYDVVVADYSLPDGTSLDLLPQFKRLSEDTPFIILTAHGSIDLAVRAIKEGAEQFLTKPVESKTLLVLVKRLLQQQRLRKRQEVASREQPGPMNPFQGVSASIRRLEEQARLMIEWDSPVLILGETGSGKGVLARWIHAQGPRREETFVNLNCAGLTRELLESELFGHERGAFTGAVAAKPGLLEVGHRGIVFLDEIGDMDPAIQPKLLKALEEKTFRRLGDVRDRQVDIRLIASTNLDLEEMVRAKKFRDDLYYRVSTLTLRIPPLRERAEDIPVLAMTILRSVCSRMGRPEVQFSARALEALKEYAWPGNIRELANVLERAMILQKGECLEAADLGLGGRRPSHVATEAGLVTLKEMERLHIEKVLQRSGGNVTDAAQILGLARRTLYDRLKALGIATGKD; encoded by the coding sequence GTGGCTAAGCCGAAGATCCTGATCATCGAGGACGACCCCGCGGTGCGCCACGGCATGACCGCCTTTCTGCGCGCCAACGAGATGGACGTGGATGAATCGGACACCTGCCAGAAGGCCACCGAGCTCTTCCGCGGCGGCGGCTACGACGTGGTGGTGGCGGACTACAGCCTGCCGGACGGGACCTCCCTCGACCTGCTGCCGCAGTTCAAGCGGCTGAGCGAGGACACCCCCTTCATCATCCTCACGGCCCATGGCTCCATTGACCTGGCGGTCCGCGCCATCAAGGAGGGGGCCGAGCAGTTCCTCACCAAGCCCGTGGAATCCAAGACCCTCCTGGTGCTCGTGAAGCGCCTCCTGCAGCAGCAGCGCCTGCGCAAGCGCCAGGAGGTGGCCAGCCGCGAGCAGCCCGGCCCCATGAACCCCTTCCAGGGCGTGAGCGCCTCCATCCGGCGCCTGGAGGAGCAGGCGCGGCTGATGATCGAGTGGGACAGCCCGGTCCTGATCCTCGGCGAGACCGGTTCCGGCAAGGGCGTGCTCGCCCGCTGGATCCACGCCCAGGGGCCAAGGCGGGAAGAAACCTTCGTGAACCTCAACTGCGCCGGACTGACGCGGGAGCTCCTGGAATCCGAACTGTTCGGCCATGAGCGCGGCGCCTTCACGGGTGCCGTCGCCGCCAAGCCGGGTCTGCTGGAGGTGGGCCACCGGGGCATCGTGTTCCTGGATGAGATCGGCGACATGGATCCCGCCATCCAGCCGAAGCTGCTGAAGGCCCTGGAGGAGAAGACCTTCCGGCGCCTGGGGGATGTGCGGGACCGCCAGGTGGACATCCGCCTCATCGCCAGCACCAACCTCGATCTGGAGGAGATGGTCCGGGCGAAGAAATTCCGGGACGACCTCTACTACCGTGTGAGCACCCTCACCCTCCGGATTCCGCCCCTGCGGGAACGCGCCGAGGACATCCCCGTCCTCGCCATGACCATCCTCAGGAGCGTCTGCAGCCGCATGGGTCGCCCCGAGGTCCAGTTCAGCGCCCGAGCCTTGGAGGCCCTGAAGGAATACGCCTGGCCCGGCAACATCCGCGAGCTCGCCAATGTGCTGGAGCGGGCCATGATCCTCCAGAAGGGGGAATGCCTGGAAGCGGCCGACCTGGGCCTGGGCGGGCGGCGTCCGAGCCATGTCGCCACGGAGGCAGGTCTGGTGACGCTCAAGGAGATGGAACGCCTCCACATCGAGAAGGTGCTGCAGCGCAGCGGCGGGAATGTCACGGACGCGGCCCAGATCCTCGGGCTGGCCCGCCGGACCCTCTACGACCGCCTCAAGGCCCTGGGCATCGCCACCGGGAAGGACTGA
- a CDS encoding ATP-binding protein produces the protein MESPSSPAPTSFQLLTVGVPAAVRRALGRAFRAVGEPVPNCIDISGWSEAELDSFVCGPGDALLLWGPSATEAWHIRIRTFRTHHPDLPTLVRIPKGDPVIGEAMLREGFHEIYVTAAQAPEALRRGRARLMGPRGQAQSGSGPARGEDPYRFDGLFQNLYDWIYVVGISEQGEMTFETVNPPLHASGSFLNPDFAGRSPESCLTSSSAAQLIAHFQRVLQGGTPLQFEEEHPIAREVRTFQTILTPVRNKWGRIHRIAGISRDITALKVAQAELRASEERLNHALDGTQQGLWDLDLETGNIYRSPRWFGMLGYEPGAIASTLQAGFDLIHPEDRLQTEAALNAHLEGRLPGLQAEYRLRTQSGDWLWVFDAGKVVAWRGDGRPARMAGMCTDITERRRAEESLRALVGGVVHEIRNPVYGISINLDALEATFGEEPRYRPFLLALRESSDRIQGLMNDLRDYGEPRTLNPEPCRVRTLLEDALRSCETLQVSRDCKVRLALEDEALVLPLNARRMHQVFRNLIENALHHSPPNGTVSVRGRHLRDEGHDWWAFSVEDEGSGFDPESLARAFEPFFTRRKGGTGLGLSIVKRVVEEHGGTVAVENAAGGGARVTLRVPAPRRRMELIGEPRG, from the coding sequence ATGGAAAGCCCTTCAAGTCCAGCCCCCACCTCCTTCCAGCTGCTGACGGTGGGCGTGCCTGCGGCTGTGCGGCGGGCCCTTGGCCGGGCCTTCAGGGCGGTTGGGGAACCTGTCCCGAACTGCATTGACATCAGCGGCTGGTCCGAAGCGGAGCTGGACTCGTTCGTCTGCGGCCCTGGCGATGCGCTGCTGCTCTGGGGGCCTTCGGCGACGGAGGCCTGGCACATCCGGATCCGGACCTTCCGGACCCATCATCCCGACCTTCCCACCCTGGTGCGGATTCCCAAGGGCGATCCAGTCATCGGTGAGGCCATGCTGCGGGAGGGCTTCCACGAAATCTATGTGACCGCCGCCCAGGCCCCCGAAGCGCTCCGCCGCGGCAGGGCGAGGTTGATGGGGCCAAGGGGCCAAGCCCAGAGCGGTTCAGGTCCGGCCCGGGGAGAGGATCCCTACCGGTTCGACGGGCTCTTCCAGAACCTGTACGACTGGATCTACGTCGTGGGCATTTCCGAGCAGGGGGAGATGACCTTCGAGACCGTGAACCCGCCGCTCCACGCCTCGGGCAGTTTCCTCAATCCCGATTTCGCCGGCCGCTCGCCGGAGTCCTGCCTCACCAGCAGCAGCGCCGCCCAGCTCATCGCCCACTTCCAGCGGGTCCTCCAGGGCGGCACGCCTCTCCAGTTCGAGGAGGAGCACCCCATCGCCCGGGAGGTCCGCACCTTCCAGACCATCCTGACCCCCGTCCGGAACAAGTGGGGGCGCATCCACCGCATCGCCGGGATCTCCCGCGACATCACCGCCCTCAAGGTGGCCCAGGCGGAGCTGCGGGCCAGCGAGGAGCGGCTGAACCATGCCCTGGACGGCACCCAGCAGGGCCTCTGGGATCTGGACCTGGAAACCGGGAACATCTACCGCAGCCCGCGCTGGTTCGGGATGCTGGGCTACGAGCCGGGGGCCATCGCCTCCACCCTGCAGGCGGGCTTCGACCTCATCCATCCCGAGGACCGCCTGCAGACCGAAGCCGCCCTGAACGCCCACCTGGAGGGCCGGCTTCCGGGCCTCCAGGCGGAATACCGGCTTCGCACGCAGTCCGGCGACTGGCTCTGGGTCTTCGACGCGGGCAAGGTGGTCGCCTGGCGCGGCGATGGCCGGCCGGCCCGGATGGCGGGCATGTGCACGGACATTACGGAGCGGCGCCGCGCCGAAGAGTCCCTGCGGGCCCTGGTGGGGGGCGTGGTCCACGAGATCCGCAATCCGGTCTACGGCATCTCCATCAACCTCGACGCCCTGGAGGCCACCTTCGGCGAGGAACCCCGCTACCGTCCCTTCCTCCTGGCCCTGCGCGAGAGCTCCGACCGCATCCAGGGACTGATGAACGACCTCCGGGACTACGGCGAGCCGAGGACGCTCAATCCCGAGCCCTGCCGCGTCCGCACCCTGCTGGAAGATGCCCTCCGCTCCTGCGAGACCCTGCAGGTCAGCCGCGATTGCAAGGTGCGGCTGGCCCTGGAGGATGAGGCGCTGGTGCTGCCCTTGAACGCCCGGCGCATGCACCAGGTGTTCCGGAACCTCATCGAGAATGCCCTGCATCACTCACCCCCGAACGGGACCGTGTCGGTGCGCGGGCGGCACCTCCGCGACGAGGGCCACGACTGGTGGGCCTTCTCGGTGGAAGACGAAGGTTCCGGCTTCGACCCCGAGAGCCTGGCCAGGGCCTTTGAACCCTTCTTCACGCGGCGGAAGGGCGGCACCGGCCTCGGCCTGTCCATCGTGAAGCGGGTCGTGGAGGAGCACGGCGGGACCGTGGCCGTGGAGAACGCCGCCGGCGGCGGCGCCCGGGTGACCCTCAGGGTCCCCGCTCCCCGCCGCCGCATGGAACTGATTGGAGAGCCCCGTGGCTAA
- a CDS encoding succinate dehydrogenase/fumarate reductase iron-sulfur subunit: MSKHLNLTLHVWRQKNAKCDGKFVEYPAENISPDMSFLEMLDIVNEGLIRKGEEPITFDHDCREGICGTCSMVINGRPHGPRERTTTCQLHMRSFKDGDSVTIEPWRAEAFPVIKDLMVDRGAFDRIIAAGGFISVPTGSPQDANALPIPKEKAELSMDAAACIGCGACVAACPNASAMLFLSAKVTHLGLLPQGQPERYIRVRDMVAQMDAEQFGTCTNHGECEAACPKGIKMENIARMNRDFIKASLTYRPATTSGGAG, encoded by the coding sequence ATGTCCAAGCACCTCAATCTCACCCTCCATGTGTGGCGGCAGAAGAACGCCAAGTGCGACGGAAAGTTCGTCGAGTACCCCGCCGAGAACATCAGCCCCGACATGTCCTTCCTGGAGATGCTCGACATCGTGAACGAGGGCCTCATCCGCAAGGGCGAGGAGCCCATCACCTTCGACCACGACTGCCGCGAGGGCATCTGCGGGACCTGCAGCATGGTGATCAACGGACGCCCCCACGGCCCCCGCGAGCGCACCACCACCTGCCAGCTGCACATGCGCAGCTTCAAGGACGGCGATAGCGTCACCATCGAGCCCTGGCGCGCCGAAGCCTTCCCGGTCATCAAGGATCTGATGGTGGACCGCGGCGCCTTCGACCGCATCATCGCCGCCGGTGGCTTCATCAGCGTGCCCACGGGTTCGCCCCAGGACGCCAACGCCCTGCCGATCCCCAAGGAGAAGGCCGAGCTCTCCATGGACGCCGCCGCCTGCATCGGGTGCGGCGCCTGCGTGGCCGCCTGCCCCAACGCCAGCGCCATGCTGTTCCTGTCCGCCAAGGTCACCCACCTGGGCCTGCTGCCCCAGGGCCAGCCCGAGCGCTACATCCGCGTCCGCGACATGGTCGCCCAGATGGATGCCGAGCAGTTCGGCACCTGCACCAACCACGGCGAGTGCGAGGCCGCCTGCCCCAAGGGCATCAAGATGGAAAACATCGCGCGCATGAACCGCGACTTCATCAAGGCCAGCCTCACCTACCGTCCCGCCACCACGAGTGGTGGCGCCGGTTGA
- a CDS encoding fumarate reductase/succinate dehydrogenase flavoprotein subunit, translating to MELNARIPDGPIDKKWEKHRFDLKLVNPANKRKYKVLVVGSGLAGGAAAASLAELGYEVECFCYQDSPRRAHSIAAQGGINAAKNYQNDGDSVYRLFYDTVKGGDFRAREANVHRLAEVSNNIIDQCVGQGVPFAREYGGLLDNRSFGGAQVSRTFYARGQTGQQLLIGAYQALERQIGLGKVKMFPRHEMLELIVVDGVAKGIITRDMVTGAVESHVADAVCLATGGYGNVFYLSTNAKGCNGTAIWRAYKKGAAFANPCFTQIHPTCIPVTGDHQSKLTLMSESLRNDGRIWVPKRKEDCGKPASQIPEEDRDYYLERKYPSYGNLAPRDVSSRAAKQVCDEGRGVGPTRLGVYLDFSDAINRLGAAKIEEKYGNLFEMYERITDENPYKTPMRIFPASHYTMGGLWVDYNLMSTIPGLFVLGEANFSDHGANRLGASALMQGLADGYFVIPYTIGGYLAGIKPGTRIKADDPAVKSAEQSVSERMSQLMSIGGKETPDHFHRELGKVMWEMCGMGRNEAGLKKALELIPQIREEFWKNLCIPGSGNDLNQSLETAGRVADFLEIGELMCLDALQRRESCGGHFREEWQTAEGEALRDDENFAHVAAWEYKGEGQAPVRHTEQLTFDNVHLATRSYK from the coding sequence ATGGAACTCAATGCCCGAATCCCAGACGGCCCGATCGACAAGAAGTGGGAGAAGCACCGCTTTGATCTCAAGCTCGTGAACCCGGCCAACAAGCGCAAGTACAAGGTGCTCGTGGTGGGCTCCGGCCTCGCCGGTGGCGCCGCCGCCGCCTCCCTCGCCGAGCTCGGCTACGAAGTCGAATGCTTCTGCTACCAGGACAGCCCCCGTCGGGCCCACTCCATCGCGGCCCAGGGCGGCATCAACGCCGCCAAGAACTACCAGAACGACGGCGACAGCGTCTACCGCCTGTTCTACGACACGGTCAAGGGCGGCGACTTCCGCGCCCGCGAAGCCAATGTGCATCGCCTGGCCGAGGTGAGCAACAACATCATCGACCAGTGCGTGGGCCAGGGCGTACCCTTCGCCCGGGAATACGGCGGACTGCTCGACAACCGCTCCTTCGGCGGCGCCCAGGTGAGCCGCACCTTCTATGCCCGCGGGCAGACCGGCCAGCAGCTGCTCATCGGCGCCTACCAGGCCCTGGAACGCCAGATCGGCCTCGGCAAGGTGAAGATGTTCCCGCGCCACGAGATGCTGGAGCTGATCGTGGTGGACGGCGTGGCCAAGGGGATCATCACCCGGGACATGGTGACCGGAGCGGTCGAGTCCCATGTGGCGGACGCGGTCTGCCTCGCCACCGGCGGCTACGGCAATGTCTTCTACCTGTCCACCAACGCCAAGGGCTGCAACGGCACCGCCATCTGGCGCGCCTACAAGAAGGGGGCGGCTTTCGCCAACCCCTGCTTCACCCAGATCCACCCCACCTGCATCCCCGTCACCGGCGATCACCAGAGCAAGCTCACGCTCATGTCCGAGTCGCTGCGCAACGACGGCCGCATCTGGGTGCCCAAGCGCAAGGAGGACTGCGGCAAGCCCGCCAGCCAGATCCCCGAAGAGGACCGGGACTACTACCTGGAGCGCAAGTACCCCTCCTACGGCAATCTTGCTCCCCGCGATGTCTCCAGCCGCGCCGCCAAGCAGGTTTGCGACGAGGGCCGGGGCGTCGGACCCACCCGGCTCGGCGTCTACCTGGACTTCAGCGACGCCATCAACCGCCTGGGCGCCGCCAAGATCGAGGAGAAGTACGGCAACCTCTTCGAGATGTATGAGCGCATCACGGACGAGAACCCCTACAAGACGCCCATGCGCATCTTCCCGGCCAGCCACTACACCATGGGCGGCCTGTGGGTGGACTACAACCTCATGAGCACCATCCCCGGCCTCTTCGTCCTCGGCGAAGCGAACTTCTCCGATCACGGCGCCAACCGCCTGGGCGCCTCGGCGCTCATGCAGGGTCTGGCCGACGGCTACTTCGTGATCCCCTACACCATCGGTGGCTACCTGGCGGGCATCAAGCCCGGCACCCGCATCAAGGCTGACGATCCGGCCGTGAAGTCCGCAGAGCAATCCGTTTCGGAGCGGATGAGCCAGCTCATGTCCATCGGCGGGAAGGAGACCCCGGACCACTTCCATCGCGAACTGGGCAAGGTCATGTGGGAGATGTGCGGCATGGGCCGCAATGAGGCCGGACTCAAGAAGGCCCTTGAGCTCATTCCGCAGATCCGCGAGGAGTTCTGGAAGAACCTCTGCATCCCCGGCAGCGGCAACGACCTGAACCAGTCCCTCGAGACGGCCGGCCGCGTGGCCGACTTCCTGGAGATCGGCGAGCTGATGTGCCTGGATGCCCTCCAGCGCCGCGAGTCCTGCGGCGGCCACTTCCGCGAGGAATGGCAGACGGCGGAGGGAGAAGCCCTGCGCGACGATGAGAACTTCGCCCATGTGGCCGCCTGGGAGTACAAGGGCGAAGGCCAGGCTCCGGTGCGCCACACCGAGCAGCTCACCTTCGACAATGTCCACCTCGCGACCCGCAGCTACAAGTGA
- a CDS encoding succinate dehydrogenase cytochrome b subunit: MSVAEQSIAGAEARGRGFMASSVGRKVLMAVTGVLLFGFVTVHMLGNLTSYMGATAMNHYAEFLHTMIHGMGIWVFRAVLLSAVGLHIWAAVTLTLDNRAARPLGYRNQHTQASTWASRTMRWSGFILAAFIVYHLLHLTTGTVHPNFDHANPYANFVNGFKVPAAAGFYIVAQLCLGLHMWHGVWSFTQSLGLAHPRYDGLRRNFATGLTVLVVGVNISYPIAVLTGFIH, encoded by the coding sequence ATGTCCGTTGCTGAACAGAGCATCGCGGGCGCGGAAGCGCGCGGCCGCGGTTTCATGGCGTCCTCGGTCGGACGCAAGGTCCTGATGGCCGTCACCGGCGTCCTCCTCTTCGGATTCGTCACCGTCCACATGCTGGGGAACCTGACCTCCTACATGGGGGCCACGGCGATGAACCACTACGCCGAGTTCCTGCACACGATGATCCACGGCATGGGCATCTGGGTGTTCCGGGCGGTGCTGCTCAGCGCGGTCGGCCTGCACATCTGGGCCGCCGTGACCCTCACCCTCGACAACCGCGCCGCCCGCCCCCTGGGCTACCGCAACCAGCACACGCAGGCCTCCACCTGGGCCTCGCGCACCATGCGCTGGAGCGGCTTCATCCTCGCTGCGTTCATCGTCTACCATCTGCTCCACCTCACCACCGGCACCGTCCATCCCAACTTCGATCACGCGAACCCCTACGCCAACTTCGTGAACGGGTTCAAGGTTCCGGCGGCCGCTGGCTTCTACATCGTGGCCCAGCTCTGCCTCGGCCTCCACATGTGGCACGGCGTCTGGAGCTTCACCCAGTCGCTGGGCCTGGCGCATCCCCGCTACGACGGCCTCCGGCGGAACTTCGCCACCGGCCTGACCGTCCTCGTCGTGGGCGTGAACATCTCCTATCCCATCGCCGTCCTGACCGGCTTCATCCACTGA